A single window of Neospora caninum Liverpool complete genome, chromosome XII DNA harbors:
- a CDS encoding GG10762, related, producing the protein MTGDASAPNAGQVKLFAIGNPILDLVAEVPASFLEEFSLKRGEAVLASPEQRRVYVEVEKFNPTRMTGGSALNTSRVAQQLFKMPGSVAYMGAIGDDDRGTQLKDLCDKEGLATRFMVAPGEPTAVCAVLINQKERTLCTDLGACLAFRLPADWETVVRDTRFFYATAYTISASPDNALAVARYAATKPGSVFTLNLSALFCIEVYKDALKTLFPLTNILVGNDEEFAHLARVHDVVAEDKKQMSTQDRDHAVSVCTGALGLLTAGQNAGVTKLAVMTRGESSVIAAESAADGTVVIHEVEVPKVPDEKIVDTNGAGDAFIGGFLYAFAQGRSVRDSIVCGNACARNVIMHEGFAVDFSAFSW; encoded by the exons ATGACGGGTGACGCCTCCGCTCCCAATGCGGGTCAAGTGAAGTTGTTTGCGATCGGGAACCCGATCCTGGACCTCGTCGCCGAGGTGCCGGCGAGTTTCCTCGAGGAGTTTTCACTcaagaggggagaagccgtcctcgcctctcccgaaCAACGACGCGTCTACGTGGAAGTCGAAAAGTTCAATCCGACTCGCATGACGGGCGGTAGTGCACTCAACACCTCGCGTGTTGCCCAGCAACTCTTCAAAATG CCTGGCAGCGTCGCGTACATGGGAGCAATTGGAGACGACGACCGTGGGACGCAGCTCAAGGATCTCTGCGACAAGGAAG gGCTCGCCACTCGGTTCATGGTGGCGCCTGGAGAGCCGACCGCGGTCTGCGCAGTGCTGATCAACCAAAAAGAGCGAACACTTTGCACTGACCTCGGcgcgtgtctcgctttccgaCTCCCCGCGGACTGGGAGACTGTCGTGCGCGACACACGGTTCTTCTACGCGACTGCCTACACGATCTCCGCGTCCCCCGAT aacgccctcgccgtcgcccgctACGCTGCCACGAAACCGGGGAGCGTCTTCACTCTGAACCTGTCGGCTCTGTTTTGCATTGAAGTGTACAAGGACGCCTTGAAAACGTTGTTTCCCTTGACGAACATTCTTGTCGGGAACGACGAGGAATTCGCTCACCTGGCCAGAGTTCACGACGTCGTGGCCGAGGACAAGAAGCAGATGTCCACTCAAGACAGAGATCACGCGGTATCTGTGTGCACAGGAGCCTTGGGATTGCTCACGGCGGGGCAGAATGCAGGCGTGACGAAACTTGCCGTCATGACTCGGGGCGAATCCTCGGTCATTGCTGCTGAGAGCGC AGCCGACGGGACTGTAGTCATCCATGAAGTGGAGGTGCCCAAGGTTCCTGACGAGAAGATTGTCGACACCaacggcgccggcgacgcatTCATTGGTGGTTTCCTGTACGCGTTTGCGCAGGGGAGATCTGTGCGCGATAGCATCGTGTGCGGCAACGCGTGCGCCAGGAATGTCATTATGCATGAGGGATTTGCGGTCGATTTCAGTGCGTTTTCATGGTAG
- a CDS encoding putative 3'-5' exonuclease domain-containing protein: MVCSDAPTLASSSVACVWQLGALGGLPPGLVSLLVRPDVQKATQGATGEVEALQREFGVAAKNFLCLHAAAIALGCATNSRSLQALCGVFLRSYLDKSLQLSTWSRDALSPEQCMYAATDAYVSRQVLFGMRDRINQKDVMRLVEAQATLQARATRNEGEEQGDKAASGSFAPFQNAQVATEDAGIKRKAGAEENPTAHGFHAERDNPVDTGDLGSRVNCKDANDSGDGDKTEQVTVRGSIRSLKERRDVQGEPQGESSREGGSRGNSQEDPETFEHDSTLHSGRTDTLELGGQRESRGCGSEKKSIIVRSKLRGPVSDREVFVATMSRQGAELEKERPVNSPLSEPSPPQKRRSGETVSQQPSDVSVANSHDRENSCIVEKGRDGEERGMGKQISHGPHAGHAWLLLKETCVERGWRLECTRLESCRTGFRSVFSVNTGVSGVFVAKSSEAHTTLREAQNDAAAQMLSLLSELGRKQSV, from the exons ATGGTGTGTTCGGACGCCCCAACG CTCGCCAGTTCGTCGGTCGCATGCGTCTGGCAGCTCGGTGCGCTCGGGGGGTTGCCTCCGGGTCTCGTGTCGCTTTTGGTGCGGCCGGATGTCCAGAAAGCGACTCAGGGCGCGACAGGCGAAGTGGAGGCTCTGCAGCGCGAGTTTGGAGTTGCGGCGAAGAATTTCCTCTGTCTGCACGCGGCGGCGATTGCGCTCGGGTGTGCGACGAACAGTCGCTCGCTCCAGGCGCTGTGTGGGGTGTTCTTGAGGAGCTATCTGGACAAGAGCCTGCAACTGAGCACGTGGAGCCGAGACGCGCTCTCGCCTGAACAGTGTATGTACGCCGCAACGGACGCGTACGTCTCGCGTCAAGTGCTCTTTGGCATGCGCGACCGCATCAACCAGAAGGACGTCATGAGACTCGTGGAGGCACAGGCCACGCTCCAGGCGAGAGCCACGCGAAatgaaggcgaagagcagGGGGACAAAGCCGCGTCAGGCTCGTTTGCCCCGTTTCAGAACGCCCAAGTGGCGACAGAGGACGCGGGAATCAAGCGTAAGGCGGGTGCTGAAGAAAACCCAACGGCCCACGGGTTCCACGCGGAACGCGACAACCCCGTTGACACCGGGGACTTGGGCTCTCGCGTGAACTGCAAAGATGCGAATGACtccggagacggagacaaaacagagcAGGTGACAGTGCGAGGAAGCATCCGTTCTTTGAAAGAACGCCGAGATGTGCAAGGGGAACCGCAAGGCGAAAGCAGCCGGGAAGGGGGATCAAGGGGAAATTCCCAAGAAGACCCAGAGACATTTGAACACGACTCCACACTTCATTCTGGACGCACAGATACACTGGAGCTAGGTGGACAACGGGAAAGTCGTGGATGTGGATCAGAAAAGAAAAGTATTATCGTCCGCAGTAAACTGCGCGGTCCCgtcagcgacagagaggtgTTTGTAGCGACGATGTCGAGGCAGGGCGCAGAGctagaaaaagagaggccgGTGAACTCTCCTCTTTCGGAGCCTTCGCCcccgcagaagagacgcagcggggaAACGGTGTCGCAACAGCCCAGCGATGTTTCTGTAGCAAACAGCCACGACCGCGAAAACAGCTGCATCGTGGAAAAGggccgagacggagaagagcgcggcaTGGGAAAACAGATTTCGCACGGTCCGCACGCCGGCCACGCATGGCTTCTTTTGAAAGAGACATGTGTTGAACGCGGATGGCGACTCGAATGCACGCGACTGGAAAGTTGCAGAACGGGGTTCAGAAGCGTCTTTTCCGTTAACACGGGGGTGTCCGGTGTATTTGTCGCGAAGAGTTCGGAGGCTCACACAACGCTTCGCGAGGCCCAAAATGACGCGGCGGCTCAgatgctgtctctgctttctgaGCTTGGACGAAAACAATCCGTGTAA